Proteins found in one Acinetobacter sp. XH1741 genomic segment:
- the nusG gene encoding transcription termination/antitermination protein NusG, translated as MKRWYIIHAYSGYEKQVMRSLTERIQRSAVADSFGDVLVPTEEVVEMKDGKKRKSERKFFPGYVLVEMEMNDDTWHIVKECPKVLGFIGGTPEKPAPITQREADAILARVRNTGEAPRPKTMFEPGEELLVIDGPFTDFKGVVEEVQYEKSRLTLTINVFNRPTQVELEFRQVEKTI; from the coding sequence ATGAAACGTTGGTACATTATTCATGCCTACTCTGGTTATGAAAAACAAGTGATGCGTTCACTTACAGAACGAATCCAGCGTAGCGCTGTTGCCGATAGCTTTGGTGATGTCCTAGTTCCTACCGAAGAAGTGGTAGAAATGAAGGATGGTAAGAAACGTAAATCTGAGCGTAAATTCTTTCCAGGTTATGTATTAGTCGAAATGGAAATGAATGATGATACTTGGCACATTGTTAAAGAATGTCCAAAAGTATTAGGTTTTATCGGTGGTACACCTGAAAAACCTGCGCCAATCACTCAACGTGAAGCAGATGCGATTCTTGCGCGTGTACGTAATACTGGTGAAGCACCACGTCCTAAGACGATGTTTGAACCAGGTGAAGAATTACTTGTTATTGACGGTCCATTCACAGACTTTAAAGGTGTGGTGGAAGAAGTTCAATACGAAAAGTCACGTTTAACGTTGACGATTAACGTGTTTAATCGACCAACTCAGGTTGAACTCGAATTTCGCCAAGTCGAAAAAACGATTTAA
- the rplK gene encoding 50S ribosomal protein L11, whose translation MAKKIDGYIKLQVPAGKANPSPPIGPALGQRGVNIMAFCKEFNAATQKVEPGLPIPVVITVYNDKSFTFIMKTPPASILLKKAAGIQKGSSVPNKTKVGKLTRAQLEEIATTKEPDLTGADLDARVRTIAGSARSMGLEVEL comes from the coding sequence ATGGCTAAGAAGATTGACGGCTATATCAAGCTGCAAGTTCCAGCTGGTAAAGCAAATCCATCTCCACCAATTGGTCCTGCACTAGGTCAACGTGGTGTAAACATCATGGCATTCTGTAAAGAATTCAATGCTGCTACACAAAAAGTTGAACCAGGTCTTCCAATTCCTGTAGTGATTACTGTGTACAACGACAAGTCGTTCACATTCATCATGAAAACTCCTCCAGCTTCTATTCTTCTTAAGAAAGCTGCTGGTATCCAAAAGGGTTCATCTGTACCTAACAAAACTAAAGTTGGTAAGTTGACTCGTGCTCAATTAGAAGAAATTGCGACTACTAAAGAACCAGACTTAACTGGTGCTGATTTAGACGCACGTGTTCGTACCATCGCTGGTTCTGCACGTTCTATGGGCTTGGAAGTGGAGCTATAA
- the rplA gene encoding 50S ribosomal protein L1 produces MAKLTKRQKAIAAAVEANKVYTLEEAVQVLNSLPAAKFKESLDISVNLGVDPRKSDQVVRGATTLPAGTGKTVRVAVFAQGAQAEAAKEAGADVVGFDDLAESIQGGNLDFDVVIAAPDAMRVVGKLGTILGPRGLMPNPKVGTVTPDVANAVKNAKSGQARYRVDKAGIIHAAIGQVGFEAAAIRQNVETLVADLKKLKPATSKGVYIKKITLSSTMGPGLVVDVNNVSN; encoded by the coding sequence ATGGCAAAGTTAACTAAACGTCAAAAAGCCATTGCTGCTGCTGTTGAAGCAAACAAAGTTTACACTTTGGAAGAAGCAGTACAGGTTCTTAACAGCTTACCTGCTGCAAAGTTTAAAGAATCTTTAGACATCTCTGTAAACCTTGGCGTAGACCCACGTAAATCTGATCAGGTTGTTCGTGGTGCGACTACATTACCTGCAGGTACTGGTAAAACTGTACGTGTAGCTGTATTTGCTCAAGGCGCGCAAGCAGAAGCTGCGAAAGAAGCTGGTGCTGATGTTGTAGGTTTTGATGACCTTGCTGAAAGCATCCAAGGTGGAAACCTTGACTTTGATGTTGTAATCGCTGCTCCAGACGCTATGCGTGTTGTTGGTAAGCTCGGTACAATTCTTGGTCCACGTGGTTTAATGCCAAACCCTAAAGTTGGTACTGTAACTCCTGACGTAGCGAATGCTGTTAAAAACGCTAAATCTGGTCAGGCTCGTTACCGTGTAGACAAAGCGGGTATTATCCACGCTGCGATTGGTCAAGTTGGCTTTGAAGCTGCTGCGATCCGTCAAAACGTTGAAACTTTAGTTGCTGACTTGAAAAAGTTAAAACCTGCAACTTCTAAAGGTGTATACATCAAAAAGATCACTTTGAGCTCAACTATGGGTCCTGGTCTTGTTGTTGATGTAAACAACGTTTCTAACTAA
- the rplJ gene encoding 50S ribosomal protein L10, translated as MALLIEDKKQIVSEVSEVASKAFAAVVADYQGLSVEQLTTLRVEARKLGVTTRIVRNTLAKRAFQGTQFDILNDNLVGPTILGFSTSEDDMGAAARLFEEFAKTNKAFELKAAAFDGKVYQGADVSVIANLPNQEKALTMLASVLQAPISKLGRLITALKEKNESEAA; from the coding sequence ATGGCTCTTCTTATCGAAGACAAAAAACAGATCGTTTCAGAAGTAAGTGAAGTTGCTTCTAAAGCGTTTGCAGCCGTTGTTGCTGACTATCAAGGTTTAAGCGTAGAGCAATTAACAACACTTCGTGTTGAAGCTCGTAAGTTAGGTGTAACTACACGTATCGTACGTAACACTTTGGCTAAGCGCGCATTCCAAGGTACTCAATTTGATATCTTGAACGACAACCTTGTTGGTCCAACAATTCTAGGTTTTTCAACTTCTGAAGATGACATGGGTGCAGCTGCACGCTTGTTTGAAGAATTTGCAAAAACTAACAAAGCATTTGAATTAAAAGCTGCTGCATTTGACGGCAAAGTTTATCAAGGTGCTGATGTTAGCGTAATTGCTAATCTTCCAAACCAAGAGAAAGCGCTTACTATGCTTGCCTCTGTTCTTCAAGCTCCTATTTCGAAATTGGGTCGCCTCATTACAGCGCTCAAAGAGAAAAACGAGTCAGAAGCTGCTTAA
- the rplL gene encoding 50S ribosomal protein L7/L12 — protein MALTNEEILNAVAEKTVLELVELISAFEEKFNVSAAAVAVAAPAGGAAAAAEEQSEFNVELTSFGANKVAVIKAVREATGLGLKEAKDLVEGAPQVLKEGVSKEEGEELKKKLEEAGATVTLK, from the coding sequence ATGGCTTTAACAAACGAAGAAATCTTAAACGCAGTTGCTGAAAAAACTGTTCTTGAACTTGTTGAATTAATTTCTGCTTTCGAAGAAAAATTCAACGTTTCAGCTGCAGCTGTTGCTGTTGCTGCTCCAGCTGGTGGCGCTGCTGCAGCTGCTGAAGAACAATCTGAATTCAACGTTGAGTTGACTTCTTTCGGTGCTAACAAAGTAGCTGTGATTAAAGCAGTTCGTGAAGCAACTGGCCTTGGTCTTAAAGAAGCTAAAGACCTAGTTGAAGGTGCTCCTCAAGTTCTTAAAGAAGGCGTTTCTAAAGAAGAAGGCGAAGAACTTAAGAAGAAACTTGAAGAAGCTGGTGCTACAGTTACACTTAAGTAA
- the rpoB gene encoding DNA-directed RNA polymerase subunit beta encodes MAYSYTEKKRIRKNFGKLPQVMEAPYLLSIQVDSYRTFLQGGKSPKNREDIGLQAAFRSVFPIESYSGNAALEFVEYSLGKPEFDVRECILRGSTYAAPMRVKIRLIIKDRETKSIKDVREQEVYMGEMPLMTDNGTFVINGTERVIVSQLHRSPGVFFDHDKGKTHSSGKVLYSARIIPYRGSWLDFEFDAKDLVYVRIDRRRKLLATVVLRALGYNNEQVLNLFYEKVPVYLDMGSYQIDLVPERLRGEMAQFDITDNEGKVIVEQGKRINARHVRQMEASGLTKLSVPDEYLYERITAEDITLRDGEVIAANTLLSHEVMVKLAEGGVKQFNILFTNDIDRGSFVADTLRADTTTGREEALVEIYKVMRPGEPPTKEAAENLFNNLFFSSERYDLSPVGRMKFNRRLGRPYEVGTDQKSREVEGILSHEDIIDVLRTLVEIRNGKGEVDDIDHLGNRRVRSVGEMTENQFRVGLVRVERAVKERLSQAETDNLSPQDLINAKPVAAAIKEFFGSSQLSQFMDQNNPLSEITHKRRVSALGPGGLTRERAGFEVRDVHQTHYGRVCPIETPEGPNIGLINSLSVYAKANDFGFLETPYRRVVDGRVTDAVEYLSAIEEVGTVIAQADSAVDKDGNLTEEFVSVRHQGEFVRMPPEKVTHMDVSAQQVVSVAASLIPFLEHDDANRALMGSNMQRQAVPTLRADKPLVGTGMEANVARDSGVCVIANRGGAIEFVDASRIVIRVNEDEMIAGEAGVDIYNLIKYTRSNQNTCINQNVIVNLGDKVARGDILADGPSTDMGELALGQNMRVAFMTWNGYNYEDSILLSERVLQEDRLTSIHIQELSCVARDTKLGAEEITADIPNVGEAALSKLDESGIVYIGAEVTAGDILVGKVTPKGETQLTPEEKLLRAIFGEKAADVKDSSLRVPSGTKGTVIDVQVFTRDGLEKDDRALAIEKAQLDSYRKDLKEEYKIFEEAARERVIRLLKGQDSNGGGSTKRGDKLSEDLLSGLELVDLLEIQPADEAIAERLTQIQVFLKEKSAEIDEKFAEKKRKLATGDELTTGVLKVVKVYLAVKRRIQPGDKMAGRHGNKGVVSNILPVEDMPHDANGVPVDIVLNPLGVPSRMNVGQILETHLGMAAKGLGDKIEKMLKEQRTVLELREFLDKIYNKVGGEQEDLDSLTDDEILALSGNLRAGVPLATPVFDGAEESQIKDLLELADISRTGQTVLFDGRTGEQFDRPVTVGYMYMLKLNHLVDDKMHARSTGSYSLVTQQPLGGKAQFGGQRFGEMEVWALEAYGAAYTLQEMLTVKSDDVEGRTRIYKNIVDGNHYMDPGMPESFNVLTKEIRSLGINIELKNGD; translated from the coding sequence ATGGCATACTCATATACCGAAAAGAAACGGATCCGTAAGAATTTTGGTAAATTGCCCCAAGTAATGGAAGCACCGTACTTACTCTCGATTCAGGTCGATTCGTATAGAACGTTCTTGCAAGGTGGCAAATCTCCAAAAAACCGCGAAGATATCGGTCTCCAAGCCGCATTTCGTTCAGTTTTTCCTATAGAAAGTTATTCTGGCAATGCTGCTTTAGAATTTGTTGAGTATAGCCTTGGTAAGCCTGAGTTTGATGTGCGTGAATGTATTTTACGTGGTTCGACTTATGCGGCACCAATGCGCGTAAAAATTCGTTTGATTATTAAAGATCGCGAAACTAAATCTATTAAAGACGTACGTGAACAAGAAGTCTACATGGGTGAAATGCCACTTATGACAGACAATGGTACCTTTGTAATCAATGGTACTGAGCGTGTAATTGTATCTCAGTTACACCGTTCGCCAGGCGTATTCTTTGACCACGATAAAGGTAAGACTCACTCAAGTGGTAAAGTGTTGTACTCAGCACGTATCATTCCTTACCGTGGTTCATGGTTAGATTTCGAGTTCGACGCAAAAGATCTTGTTTACGTACGTATTGACCGTCGTCGTAAATTACTTGCTACTGTTGTGTTACGTGCACTAGGTTATAACAATGAACAAGTCTTGAATTTGTTCTATGAAAAAGTACCTGTGTATCTTGACATGGGCAGTTATCAAATTGACCTTGTTCCTGAGCGTTTACGTGGTGAAATGGCTCAATTTGATATTACTGACAATGAAGGTAAAGTCATTGTTGAGCAAGGTAAACGTATCAACGCGCGTCACGTACGTCAAATGGAAGCTTCAGGTTTAACTAAACTTTCAGTTCCTGATGAATACTTATATGAGCGTATTACTGCTGAAGATATTACTTTACGTGATGGTGAAGTAATTGCTGCAAATACCTTGTTAAGCCATGAAGTTATGGTGAAGTTAGCTGAAGGTGGTGTTAAACAATTTAACATCCTATTCACAAACGACATCGATCGTGGTTCTTTCGTTGCTGATACATTACGTGCAGATACAACAACGGGTCGTGAAGAAGCATTAGTAGAAATTTATAAAGTAATGCGTCCAGGCGAGCCGCCAACAAAAGAAGCCGCTGAAAACTTATTCAATAACTTATTCTTCTCTTCTGAGCGTTATGACTTATCTCCAGTAGGTCGTATGAAGTTCAACCGTCGTTTAGGTCGTCCTTACGAAGTTGGTACTGATCAGAAATCGCGTGAAGTTGAAGGTATTTTATCGCACGAAGATATTATCGATGTATTACGTACATTGGTTGAAATCCGTAACGGTAAAGGCGAAGTAGACGACATCGACCACTTAGGTAACCGTCGTGTACGTTCTGTTGGTGAAATGACAGAAAACCAATTCCGTGTTGGTTTAGTTCGTGTTGAGCGTGCTGTTAAAGAGCGTTTAAGCCAAGCAGAAACAGATAACTTGTCTCCACAAGATTTGATCAACGCAAAACCAGTTGCTGCTGCAATCAAAGAATTCTTTGGTTCAAGCCAGTTGTCTCAGTTCATGGACCAAAACAACCCATTATCTGAGATTACGCATAAACGTCGTGTATCTGCACTTGGTCCTGGTGGTTTAACGCGTGAGCGTGCAGGCTTCGAAGTACGTGACGTACATCAAACTCACTATGGTCGTGTTTGTCCAATTGAAACTCCTGAAGGTCCAAACATTGGTTTGATCAACTCGCTTTCTGTATATGCAAAAGCGAATGACTTCGGTTTCTTGGAAACACCTTACCGTAGAGTAGTAGATGGCCGTGTAACTGATGCAGTTGAATATTTATCTGCTATTGAAGAAGTAGGTACTGTTATTGCACAGGCCGATTCTGCTGTAGATAAAGATGGCAACTTAACAGAAGAGTTTGTTTCTGTTCGTCATCAAGGTGAATTCGTACGTATGCCACCTGAAAAAGTGACGCATATGGACGTTTCTGCACAGCAAGTTGTATCTGTTGCTGCATCACTTATTCCATTCCTTGAACACGATGACGCGAACCGTGCATTAATGGGTTCGAACATGCAACGTCAGGCTGTTCCTACTTTACGTGCTGACAAACCACTTGTCGGTACAGGTATGGAAGCGAACGTAGCACGTGACTCTGGTGTGTGTGTAATTGCAAACCGTGGTGGTGCAATTGAATTTGTAGATGCGTCTCGTATCGTTATTCGTGTAAACGAAGATGAAATGATCGCTGGTGAAGCTGGTGTAGATATCTACAACCTCATCAAATATACACGTTCAAACCAAAATACTTGTATTAACCAAAATGTTATCGTGAATTTGGGCGACAAAGTTGCTCGTGGTGACATCTTGGCAGACGGTCCGTCAACAGACATGGGTGAACTTGCGCTTGGTCAAAACATGCGTGTAGCGTTCATGACATGGAATGGTTATAACTACGAAGATTCGATCTTGTTATCTGAGCGTGTTCTTCAAGAAGACCGTTTAACTTCTATTCATATTCAAGAATTGTCATGTGTAGCACGTGATACTAAGTTAGGTGCAGAAGAAATTACTGCCGATATTCCTAACGTAGGTGAAGCCGCGCTTTCTAAACTTGATGAATCAGGTATTGTTTATATCGGTGCTGAAGTTACTGCTGGTGACATCCTTGTTGGTAAAGTAACGCCTAAAGGTGAAACTCAGTTAACTCCTGAAGAAAAATTGCTTCGCGCAATCTTTGGTGAAAAAGCTGCGGACGTTAAAGATTCATCTTTACGTGTGCCATCTGGTACTAAAGGTACAGTTATCGACGTTCAAGTCTTCACGCGTGATGGCTTAGAGAAAGATGACCGTGCATTAGCAATTGAAAAAGCACAGCTTGACTCTTACCGTAAAGACTTGAAAGAAGAATACAAAATCTTCGAAGAAGCGGCTCGTGAGCGTGTAATTCGCTTGCTTAAAGGCCAAGATTCTAACGGTGGTGGTTCAACTAAACGTGGTGATAAACTTTCTGAAGATTTATTGTCTGGTTTAGAGCTTGTTGATTTACTTGAAATTCAACCAGCAGATGAAGCAATCGCTGAGCGTTTAACTCAAATTCAAGTGTTCTTAAAAGAAAAGAGCGCAGAAATTGATGAGAAATTCGCTGAGAAGAAACGTAAGCTTGCAACAGGTGATGAGTTAACAACTGGCGTATTGAAAGTTGTTAAGGTTTACTTAGCTGTTAAACGTCGTATTCAGCCTGGTGATAAGATGGCTGGTCGTCACGGTAACAAGGGTGTTGTATCTAACATCTTGCCTGTTGAAGACATGCCACACGATGCTAACGGTGTGCCGGTAGATATCGTATTGAACCCGTTGGGTGTACCATCTCGTATGAACGTGGGTCAGATTCTTGAGACTCACTTAGGTATGGCAGCTAAAGGGCTAGGCGACAAAATCGAAAAAATGTTGAAAGAACAACGTACAGTTTTAGAACTACGTGAATTCTTAGACAAGATTTATAACAAAGTCGGTGGCGAGCAAGAAGATCTTGATAGCTTGACTGATGACGAAATCCTAGCACTTTCAGGCAACTTGCGTGCGGGTGTTCCTTTAGCTACTCCGGTATTTGATGGTGCTGAAGAAAGTCAAATTAAAGACTTGCTTGAGTTGGCTGATATTTCACGTACAGGTCAAACAGTATTGTTTGACGGACGTACAGGTGAACAGTTTGACCGTCCTGTAACTGTTGGTTACATGTACATGCTTAAGTTGAACCACTTGGTTGATGACAAAATGCATGCGCGTTCAACTGGTTCTTACTCGCTTGTTACACAACAACCGCTTGGTGGTAAAGCACAATTCGGTGGTCAGCGTTTCGGTGAGATGGAAGTATGGGCACTTGAAGCATACGGTGCAGCATATACACTCCAAGAAATGCTCACAGTGAAGTCGGATGACGTTGAAGGACGTACTCGCATCTATAAGAATATTGTAGATGGTAACCATTATATGGATCCGGGTATGCCTGAATCGTTCAACGTATTGACCAAAGAGATCCGTTCTTTAGGTATCAACATTGAACTGAAAAATGGTGACTAA